The following coding sequences are from one Dehalococcoidales bacterium window:
- a CDS encoding glycosyltransferase, translated as MLSIVTSTARPDHPMVDYNAFIYEPTIRGLNHQKEDFEWIVVDGCWSEDRRRYIANRANFPFKYVGAKGSRYLDAGMVALGGMRNRGIALAKGDHIMLLDDCTEPRPGWIKRIEDYWAQGKSAFSLTYYFEGNKPKIIDQGIRITEELYGRVIDHQASWEQIIPPGHWVRDSRAKFVDQGLRVPYPEWFYSGCSFPTDLAWAINGFDEALDGKKGLEDVDFGYRMHKTGNLHGVLDPELWHIEHRHGPVAPGLFTYVGPTTVCNYGLMQLSEKEGRLVANQTIIDRDALERGRELCKSCNNYERCKGEELGGNFYIESPGLETWLKLQKKTTLDMYTTGMV; from the coding sequence ATGCTAAGCATAGTAACGAGTACAGCTAGACCAGACCACCCTATGGTCGATTACAACGCCTTCATCTACGAACCTACCATTCGCGGGCTTAATCATCAGAAAGAGGATTTCGAGTGGATCGTGGTAGACGGTTGTTGGAGTGAAGATCGCCGGCGGTACATAGCAAACCGGGCTAACTTCCCATTCAAGTACGTTGGTGCTAAGGGCAGCCGTTACCTGGATGCTGGTATGGTAGCCTTAGGCGGAATGAGGAACCGCGGCATAGCACTGGCCAAAGGCGATCACATTATGCTACTTGACGATTGCACCGAACCGCGCCCGGGTTGGATAAAGCGGATCGAAGATTACTGGGCACAGGGCAAGTCGGCGTTTAGCCTGACCTATTACTTCGAAGGCAATAAGCCGAAGATAATAGACCAGGGCATCCGTATAACGGAAGAACTATACGGGCGGGTTATAGATCACCAGGCTAGTTGGGAACAGATCATACCGCCCGGTCATTGGGTCCGAGACTCTAGGGCGAAGTTCGTCGATCAAGGCCTCAGAGTACCGTACCCGGAGTGGTTCTACAGTGGGTGCAGCTTCCCCACAGATTTGGCTTGGGCGATCAACGGGTTCGACGAGGCCTTAGATGGCAAGAAGGGACTGGAGGACGTAGACTTCGGGTACAGGATGCACAAGACCGGTAACTTACACGGAGTCCTTGACCCGGAGCTGTGGCACATAGAGCATCGTCATGGTCCGGTTGCTCCTGGACTGTTTACATACGTGGGCCCTACAACAGTATGCAATTACGGTCTGATGCAACTAAGCGAGAAAGAGGGTCGGTTGGTTGCCAATCAGACAATTATCGATCGTGATGCGCTAGAACGAGGCCGCGAGCTCTGTAAGAGCTGCAACAACTACGAACGATGTAAAGGCGAAGAGCTTGGTGGGAACTTCTATATAGAGTCACCGGGGTTAGAGACATGGCTAAAGTTACAAAAGAAGACGACGCTGGACATGTACACGACTGGGATGGTGTAG
- a CDS encoding DEAD/DEAH box helicase family protein, with protein sequence MAPDIEDDYGWQTIAYSKWIETGCRGIIKAVPGAGKTLAGVRVIEHYVDEHPGASVMICAPTDAIKDQWRRELTGIGLCRLNIVTYFTGVKLLSEGLHVDLLVADECHASQTPVQGQILRFGVKHVLGLSATPEDSSELIGPVFIDISWAEANVAPFMVVYMLFPMTGQELAEYKALSNQVKQVLRDEEEGKKVPHKMAVIMKRRSYVYMLKRRVDLTVELIMANPDERIMVFSERVDQIKQIALRLQEVGIPFAQRVGSKDSLGLYTSGQVSVCLSVKMLKEGFNDPTTTMGIVVSSALTERNQIQTMGRMVRFRPGKTAKVYWLLAEHTSDHDLVNTGIRGELVRFTDDWFTSSTATLDNIGPATPTPDRPKLEFGQRCIIRLSGWPFSVDHNGNVFFHTPSGRKYVNVPDAELNAAQRWVAEKKGGGTVYLTQSGQLLTKMGFDTIYLGSLNPVTVERLGKLRKDSKSTTELEEPDAAILAPWIGDEQQSLGHRDGRGGTVPQADRR encoded by the coding sequence ATGGCGCCGGACATAGAAGACGACTATGGGTGGCAGACTATCGCTTATTCCAAGTGGATAGAGACGGGCTGCCGTGGCATTATCAAGGCTGTGCCAGGCGCCGGCAAAACGTTGGCTGGGGTCCGGGTGATCGAACATTATGTTGATGAACACCCGGGTGCCTCCGTCATGATATGCGCTCCCACAGATGCAATCAAGGACCAGTGGCGTAGGGAACTAACTGGCATAGGTCTATGCCGGCTGAACATCGTCACTTATTTCACTGGAGTCAAATTGTTATCCGAGGGCCTACACGTGGACCTACTCGTGGCTGATGAGTGTCATGCATCCCAGACCCCTGTACAGGGGCAGATACTCCGCTTCGGGGTCAAACACGTGCTAGGTCTATCGGCTACGCCAGAGGACTCCAGCGAACTTATCGGACCAGTGTTCATTGACATCTCCTGGGCCGAAGCCAACGTTGCACCCTTCATGGTCGTATACATGCTCTTCCCCATGACCGGGCAAGAACTTGCCGAGTACAAGGCACTGAGCAACCAGGTCAAGCAGGTACTGCGCGATGAGGAGGAAGGAAAGAAGGTCCCCCACAAGATGGCAGTCATCATGAAGAGACGATCGTATGTATACATGCTCAAGAGGAGGGTAGACCTCACCGTAGAGCTTATCATGGCCAACCCCGACGAGCGTATCATGGTCTTCTCGGAGCGGGTCGATCAGATTAAACAGATAGCGTTACGCCTACAGGAGGTAGGTATTCCTTTTGCTCAGCGTGTAGGTTCGAAGGACAGCCTGGGGCTCTACACTTCAGGCCAAGTATCGGTCTGTCTGTCTGTCAAGATGCTAAAGGAGGGATTCAATGACCCCACCACGACTATGGGCATCGTGGTTTCATCGGCATTGACAGAGAGGAACCAGATTCAGACTATGGGTCGCATGGTAAGGTTCAGGCCGGGCAAAACGGCTAAGGTATACTGGTTATTGGCTGAGCACACTAGCGATCATGACCTGGTCAATACAGGCATAAGGGGCGAGTTAGTTCGCTTCACTGACGACTGGTTTACTAGTTCTACGGCCACCTTGGATAATATTGGGCCCGCCACGCCTACTCCGGATCGACCGAAGTTAGAGTTCGGCCAGCGGTGTATCATCAGACTATCCGGTTGGCCCTTCTCGGTGGATCACAATGGTAATGTCTTCTTCCACACCCCAAGCGGTAGGAAGTACGTCAACGTTCCCGATGCAGAGCTGAACGCTGCACAAAGGTGGGTGGCAGAGAAGAAGGGCGGGGGTACAGTGTACCTCACCCAGTCGGGCCAACTGCTGACCAAGATGGGGTTCGATACTATTTACTTAGGGTCACTGAATCCGGTGACCGTTGAGCGGCTGGGTAAGCTGCGTAAGGACTCTAAATCAACTACGGAGCTGGAAGAGCCCGACGCTGCGATACTAGCACCTTGGATTGGCGATGAACAACAAAGCCTGGGGCACCGAGATGGGAGAGGGGGGACGGTGCCCCAGGCGGATAGGAGGTAA
- a CDS encoding class I SAM-dependent methyltransferase, which translates to MAKVTKEDDAGHVHDWDGVGRPWEPREQLTCLSCGAHFKDMEHYIIAQTKNMHVASVIDCGCGLKGIVGQAWWNYRNIDRGWGCDIWVVGPTQRKWQPLKMDALDLWMLFEPKSVDVVQAFGFLEHLTKEDGLAFLEMAETIASKLVIVSAATEVHGVDELGNPDPLYKVKRDGNPYHAYKSEWLWAEFEYMGYQSNWDDHLAGTSFENEAVAWKRLDEV; encoded by the coding sequence ATGGCTAAAGTTACAAAAGAAGACGACGCTGGACATGTACACGACTGGGATGGTGTAGGCCGTCCGTGGGAGCCGCGAGAGCAGCTGACCTGCCTATCTTGCGGTGCACACTTCAAGGACATGGAGCACTACATCATAGCTCAGACCAAGAACATGCACGTTGCGAGCGTGATTGACTGTGGGTGCGGGCTGAAGGGTATAGTTGGACAAGCCTGGTGGAACTACCGTAACATAGACCGCGGTTGGGGTTGCGACATTTGGGTCGTAGGGCCGACGCAACGCAAGTGGCAGCCTCTGAAGATGGATGCATTGGACCTGTGGATGCTATTCGAGCCTAAGTCAGTCGATGTGGTACAAGCATTCGGATTCCTCGAACACCTGACCAAAGAGGACGGTCTCGCATTCCTAGAGATGGCGGAGACCATAGCATCGAAGCTGGTGATCGTGTCCGCGGCAACAGAAGTTCATGGGGTTGATGAGCTCGGTAACCCGGATCCACTTTACAAGGTCAAGAGGGATGGTAACCCCTATCACGCCTACAAATCCGAGTGGTTATGGGCGGAGTTCGAGTACATGGGGTATCAATCCAACTGGGATGATCACCTGGCAGGTACCTCTTTCGAAAATGAGGCAGTCGCCTGGAAACGCCTGGACGAAGTCTAG
- a CDS encoding FAD-dependent thymidylate synthase, which produces MDRKKEIDSMRTMMGTMPTMNPERSDIIHTDLSHIKVRMVGYPDNPYRPIYEVASATWGSREGWGDRWKQATPEGRLIVVDAALSRNTLPSALEAINFTFAVEGCSRSSFDQIARHRAMAFGSVGMRDNNHLDAALLLPEDMGEYHEEVYHIFRQTKDLYEKMIKEGNHNWQNARAIMPMGVEWRFTMSGNYRAFQDFCSQRLSFHEQADTVAVAWLIRQRIKDMFPLLGAYMRPACDFSKKCLYAKSYSISECFGCLFKSCGRWPRTDEYEYATWNTSCTTPERLRAQLGVDIPNPDEWDEVVQRAKQSDRRWFQ; this is translated from the coding sequence ATGGACAGAAAAAAAGAGATCGATTCAATGCGGACCATGATGGGGACCATGCCCACCATGAACCCGGAGCGATCGGACATCATACATACAGACCTATCACACATAAAGGTCCGTATGGTAGGATATCCGGACAACCCGTACAGGCCTATATACGAAGTGGCCTCCGCAACATGGGGTAGCAGAGAAGGGTGGGGGGACAGGTGGAAACAAGCCACCCCCGAAGGGCGGCTGATAGTGGTGGATGCTGCCTTATCACGCAACACCTTACCATCAGCCCTGGAGGCGATCAACTTTACCTTCGCCGTAGAAGGGTGTTCTCGTTCATCCTTCGACCAGATAGCTAGGCATAGAGCAATGGCATTCGGGTCTGTAGGCATGAGGGACAATAACCACTTGGACGCAGCGTTGCTCCTGCCAGAAGACATGGGCGAATACCACGAGGAGGTCTACCACATCTTCCGTCAGACCAAAGACCTGTACGAGAAGATGATCAAGGAAGGCAACCACAACTGGCAGAACGCCAGGGCGATCATGCCCATGGGGGTTGAGTGGAGGTTCACGATGTCTGGTAACTACAGAGCCTTCCAGGACTTCTGCTCCCAGCGCCTATCGTTCCACGAGCAGGCTGACACAGTAGCCGTCGCGTGGTTGATACGTCAGCGGATCAAGGACATGTTCCCTCTGTTAGGTGCCTATATGCGCCCGGCCTGTGACTTCTCTAAGAAGTGTCTGTACGCTAAGAGCTACAGTATCTCGGAATGCTTCGGTTGCCTGTTCAAGTCTTGCGGTAGGTGGCCCCGGACAGACGAGTACGAGTACGCCACGTGGAACACCAGCTGTACCACACCTGAACGGCTACGTGCTCAACTGGGGGTAGACATACCCAACCCAGACGAATGGGACGAAGTAGTCCAACGCGCCAAGCAGTCAGATCGGAGGTGGTTCCAATGA
- the tmk gene encoding dTMP kinase, with translation MIGKLYVFEGIDGSGKTTLAKAVQAELTKRDVRCTYTKEPTDEGSKRLADPDICNPVESMLIFMQDRLRHTREMAKDIWDGKIVLCDRYYYSTIAYQSFVLAKAGYFKRPWSGVHAITDIASLGSLEPECTFLLDIPIDLAASRVSSRHSTSKYEVEEVQDHCDRVYRWMAATNLGGPWVCLDARDDLDHLVEFVVKAIGV, from the coding sequence TTGATAGGAAAGTTATACGTGTTCGAAGGCATCGATGGATCTGGTAAGACCACTCTAGCCAAAGCGGTGCAGGCAGAGCTGACTAAGCGTGATGTTCGCTGCACCTACACAAAAGAACCTACAGACGAAGGGTCAAAGCGGCTGGCCGACCCAGACATCTGCAACCCGGTAGAGTCTATGCTAATCTTCATGCAGGACCGGCTTAGGCATACTAGGGAGATGGCGAAAGACATCTGGGACGGTAAAATCGTTCTGTGCGACAGATACTACTATTCAACGATCGCCTACCAGAGCTTCGTTCTAGCCAAAGCTGGTTACTTCAAGCGGCCCTGGAGCGGGGTGCATGCTATAACCGACATAGCGTCGCTAGGATCCCTCGAGCCAGAGTGTACATTCCTATTGGACATACCTATTGATCTGGCCGCATCACGAGTATCGAGTCGTCACAGCACAAGCAAGTACGAAGTAGAAGAGGTCCAGGACCACTGTGACCGTGTATACAGGTGGATGGCAGCAACCAACTTAGGTGGCCCCTGGGTCTGTTTGGACGCAAGAGACGACCTGGATCATCTTGTCGAGTTCGTAGTCAAAGCGATCGGGGTGTAA
- a CDS encoding 3'-5' exonuclease, with the protein MALPQRWLDAEAITTGTGDGRKTMLKYMAEDKSIRIVDPPFQPYFFAPAEHLGYIQSGLKQFHADVEKGPYLSTTGVRLVKISCQSIEDIGRRDQPGFRDYLEDMRIQTFESDVPFVDRVMLDCNIKQCPIKDRAYLDIEVEALHGFPDETKAEHQILSAAVVGNDGKEYFFCHDNELMVLGDIQRLFKQKYHMVTGWNLKKFDWTYMRNRARKLNARFSTFGIQEIDAMMNYRKIAILGYGGEGYSLEAVAKQHFGVDVESNKIPMTPQEMWESFKGDRVKLREYNMQDSKLVLKLDSLLNLCAPYVQICERTPILLRDTPLMTKVWEHMLMRGVLAHAPRLVFPRRTKKEANLIGGFTYEPTAGVYDNVLVMDYSGLYPSIMRSFELSPELVSLYQAWKRSKLDLNTWINLTFLGDNDG; encoded by the coding sequence ATGGCGTTGCCCCAACGTTGGCTCGACGCAGAAGCGATCACCACCGGTACCGGTGACGGTCGGAAGACCATGTTGAAATACATGGCTGAAGACAAGAGCATACGCATCGTCGATCCACCCTTTCAACCTTATTTCTTTGCACCAGCTGAGCACCTAGGGTACATACAGAGCGGACTGAAACAATTCCACGCTGACGTAGAGAAGGGACCCTACCTGTCTACCACCGGGGTGAGGCTGGTCAAGATCAGTTGCCAATCAATAGAGGATATCGGTCGCAGGGACCAACCGGGGTTCAGAGACTACCTGGAAGATATGCGAATACAGACCTTCGAGTCCGATGTCCCATTCGTCGATCGAGTTATGCTCGATTGTAACATAAAGCAGTGCCCCATAAAGGACAGGGCCTACTTAGATATAGAAGTCGAAGCTCTGCACGGGTTTCCGGACGAGACCAAGGCAGAGCACCAAATCCTATCCGCCGCCGTGGTAGGTAATGATGGTAAAGAGTACTTCTTCTGTCATGATAACGAGCTGATGGTCCTAGGGGACATCCAAAGGTTATTCAAGCAGAAGTATCACATGGTCACCGGGTGGAACTTGAAGAAGTTCGACTGGACGTATATGCGTAACAGAGCCAGGAAGCTCAACGCTCGGTTCAGTACCTTCGGTATACAAGAGATAGACGCCATGATGAATTACAGGAAGATCGCCATTCTCGGGTACGGTGGCGAAGGGTATAGCCTAGAGGCCGTCGCTAAGCAGCACTTCGGAGTTGATGTGGAGTCAAATAAGATTCCGATGACCCCGCAGGAGATGTGGGAGAGTTTCAAAGGCGATCGGGTCAAGCTACGCGAGTATAATATGCAAGACTCGAAGCTTGTGCTGAAGCTGGACTCCCTACTGAATCTATGTGCGCCTTATGTTCAAATATGTGAGCGGACACCCATCCTCCTCCGAGACACCCCTCTAATGACTAAAGTGTGGGAGCACATGCTGATGAGAGGCGTGTTGGCACACGCACCCCGGTTAGTATTCCCCCGTAGGACCAAGAAGGAGGCCAATCTCATAGGCGGGTTCACGTACGAACCAACTGCAGGAGTATACGATAACGTCCTCGTAATGGACTATTCGGGTCTGTATCCGAGCATCATGAGATCGTTCGAACTCTCCCCCGAGCTTGTGAGCCTGTATCAGGCATGGAAAAGGTCGAAGCTGGATTTAAATACGTGGATAAACCTTACGTTCTTGGGGGACAACGATGGCTAA
- a CDS encoding SWIM zinc finger domain-containing protein, whose translation MNEAMSAELLAALGNRYLDSYECHVGHMYGERGDSIAVWGEVSGYTVYINPDEATCSCPDFITRKRLCKHLIAAVVSGNLKGALSEMEVCTLLLNRKDVA comes from the coding sequence ATGAACGAGGCTATGAGCGCTGAGCTCCTGGCCGCCCTCGGTAACCGATACCTTGACTCATACGAGTGCCATGTGGGGCACATGTATGGCGAGCGGGGGGATTCTATTGCTGTCTGGGGGGAGGTGAGCGGCTACACCGTCTACATCAACCCCGACGAGGCGACGTGCAGCTGCCCCGACTTCATCACGAGGAAGAGGCTCTGCAAGCACCTGATCGCAGCAGTGGTGTCGGGTAACCTGAAGGGGGCACTCAGCGAGATGGAGGTGTGCACGCTCCTACTGAACCGGAAGGACGTGGCCTAA
- a CDS encoding ATP-dependent helicase, with protein MDLSTQQQAVVEAVARNDCDVRVTARAGCGKTTTILHACGPAKGRVGFIAFNKAIVKDLATKAPPHVRVQTLHSLGAACLSSALGYRPDLDPDKVYLLAKAHLNEKEKDLISPIIKLVGLIKNNLADPSDEVMIELCYVFGIDIPDDSERLYDVVREVLTDCIPVPGRTCTIDFDDMIWLPVVMNLDRYPQYDWLFVDESQDLNACQMELVQRCARHGHVCFVGDPAQAIYAFRGADSTAMDTMEAHLTSTGRKVLELPLNKTYRCPKKIVALAKRIVPDFEALPQAPEGLVKEISGRDFKASPGDMVLCRTNAPLVSIAYVFIRAGTPVKIQGRDIGSGLIALINKLKPLSIDDLLDKVSSYRERELKKIEVQYRDKPSRRMTAEGVINDKVDTIKELACEHSTVEELITSIHSIFSDIRDTAGVVLLSTIHKAKGLEARRVVWLILPKGFQGEQERNLEYVAMTRAKEELVMCYME; from the coding sequence ATGGATCTATCCACGCAACAGCAAGCGGTAGTAGAAGCTGTGGCTAGGAACGACTGTGACGTTCGCGTTACAGCCAGAGCCGGCTGTGGTAAGACGACGACCATCCTACATGCCTGCGGGCCAGCCAAAGGCCGTGTAGGGTTTATAGCCTTCAACAAGGCGATCGTCAAGGACCTTGCCACTAAGGCACCGCCACACGTGAGAGTGCAGACGCTCCATAGCTTGGGGGCAGCATGTCTGAGTTCAGCGTTAGGCTACAGGCCTGACCTGGACCCGGACAAGGTGTACCTATTAGCTAAGGCGCATCTGAACGAGAAGGAGAAGGACCTGATATCGCCTATCATCAAACTGGTAGGGCTGATCAAGAACAACCTGGCAGACCCGTCGGACGAAGTGATGATAGAGCTCTGCTATGTATTCGGTATAGACATACCGGATGATTCGGAACGCCTGTACGACGTAGTCCGTGAGGTCCTGACAGACTGTATACCAGTGCCTGGGAGGACTTGCACCATCGACTTCGATGACATGATCTGGTTACCGGTGGTCATGAACCTCGACAGGTACCCACAGTACGACTGGTTGTTCGTCGACGAATCTCAGGACCTGAACGCCTGTCAGATGGAACTGGTACAGCGGTGTGCACGACATGGGCACGTCTGCTTCGTAGGAGACCCGGCACAAGCGATCTACGCATTCAGGGGTGCGGACAGTACTGCCATGGATACGATGGAGGCACATCTCACATCGACTGGTCGTAAGGTCTTAGAGCTCCCACTGAACAAGACGTACCGTTGCCCTAAGAAGATCGTCGCCCTGGCCAAGAGGATAGTGCCTGATTTCGAAGCACTACCACAAGCCCCAGAGGGGTTGGTCAAAGAGATATCGGGGCGAGACTTCAAAGCATCACCCGGTGACATGGTACTGTGTAGGACCAACGCCCCACTGGTCTCGATTGCGTATGTCTTCATCAGGGCAGGTACACCAGTCAAGATACAGGGGCGTGACATCGGTTCTGGCCTGATAGCACTGATCAACAAGCTCAAGCCCCTCAGCATTGACGACCTACTTGATAAGGTCTCCTCCTACCGGGAGCGCGAGCTGAAGAAGATAGAAGTGCAGTACCGGGACAAGCCCAGCAGGCGTATGACAGCGGAGGGAGTAATTAACGACAAGGTCGACACGATCAAGGAGTTGGCCTGTGAGCACTCCACCGTGGAGGAGCTGATAACGTCTATCCACTCTATCTTCAGCGACATCAGGGACACAGCGGGAGTGGTCCTACTATCCACAATACACAAGGCTAAGGGTCTTGAGGCTAGGCGGGTAGTGTGGCTGATACTGCCTAAGGGGTTCCAGGGTGAGCAGGAGCGTAACCTGGAGTACGTCGCCATGACCAGGGCAAAGGAAGAGCTGGTCATGTGCTACATGGAGTGA
- a CDS encoding site-specific integrase: protein MSRALGQKSTKRVIPRQTTWEIIESLNVRNAAMVAMLHLTGGRDGEVLALTREDLRREEDFMMVNLLTEKRQEKDIHRLIPVPLCDEFMEPVAKYVHTVKSGLLFPITTTRCWQICKEHGFHPHEWRHTRLTEVAPYFANDMDIDRFAGWKFPGMKATYVHLRMDHLKDPLRCCSYLSDTTKKDRWLKALKLAPIDSEIWKKYPQYRPYGYA from the coding sequence ATGAGTAGAGCGCTTGGGCAGAAGTCTACTAAGAGGGTCATACCGCGCCAAACTACTTGGGAAATCATCGAATCACTTAACGTCCGCAATGCGGCGATGGTAGCTATGCTTCATTTGACTGGCGGTCGTGATGGTGAAGTCCTCGCCCTAACCCGAGAAGATCTGCGTAGAGAGGAGGACTTCATGATGGTCAACCTACTGACGGAAAAGCGCCAGGAGAAAGACATCCACCGCCTGATCCCAGTACCGCTCTGTGACGAGTTCATGGAGCCGGTAGCGAAGTATGTTCATACGGTCAAGAGTGGTCTGCTCTTCCCGATCACCACTACCCGGTGCTGGCAGATCTGTAAGGAACATGGGTTCCACCCGCATGAGTGGCGCCATACTCGCCTAACTGAAGTAGCACCGTACTTCGCAAACGACATGGACATAGACCGGTTCGCTGGATGGAAGTTTCCGGGGATGAAGGCCACCTACGTTCACTTGAGGATGGATCATCTTAAGGACCCCTTAAGGTGCTGCTCGTACCTGTCGGACACAACTAAGAAAGATCGTTGGTTAAAGGCTCTGAAGCTAGCACCGATCGACTCGGAGATTTGGAAGAAGTACCCACAGTATCGCCCTTATGGTTACGCCTGA
- a CDS encoding dUTP diphosphatase, giving the protein MLLLWGYRTGGGRNTDTLKEMWKRQVEFNRKFIDPNDTAKVIPHAKDMVLSMFTENTELLDAMGDWRAFRFNKPEPSKSGILEEGVDIFKFLINTLDSFGITSSDFFEYFILKSEVVEQRYMWEQKLALWKTDPAVRIVAVDLDGVLANYPDNWISYVNNRLGTSFTIRDFVGTLPGGLPISQEDHIRLKHEFRDGGYECMWAEPTPYAKPFLEQLKNRGYRIVIMSARPYKEYKRTQADAIEWMADHELPYDAFLWGRDKALKLHQEAPRAIALVDDDPIAINNAAANGIQGYLVDRPYNKWLDLHSGAIRVLGLERLIQKYLG; this is encoded by the coding sequence GTGCTATTACTGTGGGGCTATAGAACCGGTGGAGGGAGGAACACGGATACACTCAAAGAAATGTGGAAAAGGCAGGTAGAGTTCAATAGGAAGTTCATCGATCCTAACGACACTGCCAAAGTGATACCACATGCTAAAGACATGGTCTTGAGCATGTTCACAGAGAACACTGAACTATTGGATGCCATGGGAGACTGGCGGGCATTCAGGTTCAACAAGCCCGAACCCTCGAAGTCTGGCATACTCGAGGAGGGAGTTGATATTTTTAAGTTCCTAATCAACACCCTAGACTCTTTCGGCATCACATCCTCTGACTTTTTCGAGTACTTCATCCTCAAGTCCGAGGTGGTTGAGCAACGATATATGTGGGAGCAGAAGCTAGCTCTCTGGAAGACTGACCCCGCAGTTAGAATCGTTGCCGTTGACCTTGATGGGGTACTAGCAAACTACCCAGATAACTGGATAAGTTATGTCAATAACAGGCTGGGTACATCGTTCACGATAAGGGACTTCGTCGGTACACTGCCAGGCGGGCTACCTATCAGCCAGGAAGACCACATCAGACTGAAGCACGAGTTCAGGGATGGTGGCTACGAGTGTATGTGGGCTGAACCAACCCCGTATGCCAAGCCGTTCCTGGAGCAGTTGAAAAACAGAGGGTACAGAATCGTGATCATGTCCGCCCGGCCATACAAAGAGTACAAACGGACACAAGCTGATGCCATAGAGTGGATGGCCGATCACGAACTCCCATACGATGCGTTCCTTTGGGGCAGGGATAAGGCCCTGAAGCTACACCAGGAGGCTCCTAGAGCAATAGCCCTGGTAGATGATGATCCTATCGCGATTAACAACGCAGCTGCGAATGGCATACAGGGGTATCTGGTTGACAGGCCTTACAACAAGTGGCTAGACCTTCACTCCGGCGCCATCCGAGTATTAGGGCTTGAGCGCTTGATACAGAAGTACCTCGGGTGA